In Patescibacteria group bacterium, the sequence CCGATCAAAAAAATCAGGATACCCAGAAAGATATCCCGAATTAAATGTGGATGTGATTCGCTAAAATAGACCAGCTCGTTAATAAATACCTGCCAACTGCTTTTCTCGCGATAATCTTTGCCCATCATATCCAAGATGGATCGAAGATAGATAGCCGTAGCCTCTTGGGCTGTTTTTAAATCCGTGAAAAATCCTGGTACTTCTACAATATCCTCGTAAACTTTGCGTGCTTCCAACAATCCTTTCATATTCGAGAAAAGATTGGCTGAATTTTGGATTGCCTCATTCACCGTTTCGCCAAAACTAATAATCCCCAACACCTCCCGAAATAGTTTATCGGCTTCCACTATCGCCATATTTAAGGAAGCTTGGTGTTTCTGAGCCAACAATTTCTCGATGCGATCCCACTCTTTCTCGATAATTATTTCTTCTTGTTCAATCTCTTGTTCGGGAGAGGATTGATCTATGATGTCGTCTTCCATGTTTAGTAGAAATTAATAATTTTATCCGGTACAAACTTATACTGCGACTTTTCTGCAAAACCAGCCAGTTTAGCGTCTTGCTTGAGTAAGTTGATCACCACGGCTTCATCGGCTCCCGCAGGAACCTCCAGACTCCCCCGTTTTTTCCCTTGTTCTTGGACAATGATAATCACTTTATCTAACTTGGCCTTAGCCGGGTCTGCTCCGGGCCATTTAGCCTTAAATACGCTATCTGGTTTCTTTAGTATGTTTTGCCAGAGTTCCTCCGCCAAATGCGGTGCAAACGGGGCTAGTAAAATTACAAAGTCTTCTAGCCAATTAGTACTTGCACCATCTTCGATAGCACTATTCACAAAGATCATAAAAGCGCTCACCGCTGTATTGAAATGAAATTCTTCGATATCACCGGTAATTTTTATGATCAGACGATGGAGGTCGCCCTCTTTGCTATTATCTTGAGATAATTTTACCCTTTCCTGGACTAAGCGGTAAACCCGGTCTAGAAATTTCTTAATTCCCTCGATCCCGGCAGTGCTCCAGGGCTTGGCCTGGTCAAACGGACCCATAAACATTTCGTACATCCGGAGAGCATCAGCGCCAAATCCTTCCACCACTTCATCGGGATTTATCACATTGCCTTTAGATTTGCTCATTTTTTCGCCATTTTCCCCCAAAATCATGCCTTGATGGCGCAACTTTAAGAAAGGTTCATTAAAATCGATATAGCCCAGTTTATGTAAAACTTTGGTGATAAATCTGGCGAAAATTAAATGGCCCGTAGCGTGTTCCGCTCCTCCCACATAAACATCCACCGGTAGCCAATGTGCGAGCTCCTCTTTGCCGGTAAACTCTTTGGCATTTTTAGGATCTGCGTAGCGCAAATAATACCACGACGAGCACACGAAAGTGTCTAGGGTATCGTATTCGCGCCGTACCGCTTCCGGATATCCAACTGGCAGTTTTTTAAATGCTTCCGAATAAGTTAAAGGCGACTCTCCGGTCGGACGAAATTCCACATCAGTCGGGAGCATTACCGGTAAATCTTTCTCTTTAACAGGAATCGGCTGATCATTTTTGTCATACAGAATGGGAATGGGCGCTCCCCAATAGCGTTGACGGCTTATTAGCCAATCCCGCAACCGATATTTAACGGTAATCTTGCCTTGTCCTTTCTCTTCTAACCACTCCATAATTCTTTGAGTAGCTTCGTGGATAGGCAAACCATTAAGAAATTCTGAATTGATCATGGTTCCATTCTTTTCTTGTACTTGCTCGGCACGTTCAATAGGAGAAATATCGCCATCTGTACCTATAACAACACGCACAATAGGTAAATCGAATTCTTTAGCGAATTCAAAATCCCGCATATCGTGACCAGGAACACCCACTACAGCTCCGGTACCAAAGCCGGCTAAGACAAAATCAGAAACCCAGATCGGAAGACGTTTGTTATTAAGGTTATTGATCGCGAAGAAGCCCGTGAATACACCTGTTTTCTTTTTACCTTCTTCCAGACGCTCAAGTTCTGTTTTAGAAAGCGCTTGTTGATAATAATCTCGAACTGCCTGGACATATGATTCACCCTGAGGAATAATTTCCTCATCCATAACTTTTTTAACCAACGGGTGTTCGGGCGCTAACACTACAAATGTGGCGCCAAAGTTAGTATCTGGCCTAGTCGTAAAGCACACTATCGTTTCGTTGGTTCCTTCAATTGGATAGGTGATATCGATACCCTGTTTCTTTCCGATCCAATTGCGTTGAATTTCCTTGGTACTGTCTGGCCAATCCAATTTGTCTAATCCGTTTAACAAATCCTCGGCAAAATCAGTGATCTTAAAGAACCATTGTTTGCGTTTTTCTTGCACTACGGCGGTACCGCAGCGCTCGCAGCAGCCCCCCACTACCTGCTCATTGGCCAGTACGGTTTTGTCATTCGGACACCAATTTACAAATGCTTCTTTTTGATAAGCTAAACCATTTTTATATAGTTCCAGAAACAGCCATTGAGTCCATTTGTAATACTCGGGATCGGAGGTAACTACCTGTCGACTCCAATCATAAGAAAACCCGAGCATATTGAGCTGTTCTTTGAACCGTTGAATATTTTTAGCTGTATTTTCGGCTGGCGGAATGCCTTTTTTGATGGCCGCGTTTTCCGCCGGCAATCCAAAAGCATCAAACCCCATCGGATGTAATACATTAAAACCCTTCAG encodes:
- the leuS gene encoding leucine--tRNA ligase → MAEIKEKYDHQKLDAKWQAYWEKHKIFATNETGEKKYVLDMFPYPSGEGLHVGHPEGYIASDITSHYYRLKGFNVLHPMGFDAFGLPAENAAIKKGIPPAENTAKNIQRFKEQLNMLGFSYDWSRQVVTSDPEYYKWTQWLFLELYKNGLAYQKEAFVNWCPNDKTVLANEQVVGGCCERCGTAVVQEKRKQWFFKITDFAEDLLNGLDKLDWPDSTKEIQRNWIGKKQGIDITYPIEGTNETIVCFTTRPDTNFGATFVVLAPEHPLVKKVMDEEIIPQGESYVQAVRDYYQQALSKTELERLEEGKKKTGVFTGFFAINNLNNKRLPIWVSDFVLAGFGTGAVVGVPGHDMRDFEFAKEFDLPIVRVVIGTDGDISPIERAEQVQEKNGTMINSEFLNGLPIHEATQRIMEWLEEKGQGKITVKYRLRDWLISRQRYWGAPIPILYDKNDQPIPVKEKDLPVMLPTDVEFRPTGESPLTYSEAFKKLPVGYPEAVRREYDTLDTFVCSSWYYLRYADPKNAKEFTGKEELAHWLPVDVYVGGAEHATGHLIFARFITKVLHKLGYIDFNEPFLKLRHQGMILGENGEKMSKSKGNVINPDEVVEGFGADALRMYEMFMGPFDQAKPWSTAGIEGIKKFLDRVYRLVQERVKLSQDNSKEGDLHRLIIKITGDIEEFHFNTAVSAFMIFVNSAIEDGASTNWLEDFVILLAPFAPHLAEELWQNILKKPDSVFKAKWPGADPAKAKLDKVIIIVQEQGKKRGSLEVPAGADEAVVINLLKQDAKLAGFAEKSQYKFVPDKIINFY